A stretch of Faecalibacterium duncaniae DNA encodes these proteins:
- a CDS encoding DUF1540 domain-containing protein translates to MENTGVTCDVCECRHNVQNCKCDLPQIKVTEHCSCTTQQVETPHFCQNYEKK, encoded by the coding sequence ATGGAAAACACAGGTGTGACCTGCGATGTCTGCGAGTGCCGTCACAATGTGCAGAACTGCAAGTGTGATCTGCCCCAGATCAAGGTGACAGAGCACTGCTCCTGCACCACCCAGCAGGTGGAGACCCCGCACTTCTGCCAGAATTACGAAAAGAAATAA
- a CDS encoding flavodoxin, with the protein MSKVAVVFWSATGNTETMANCVAEGANGTIVPCGEMNAAKLAEFDAVAFGCPAMGAEQLEESEFEPMFSDLEGSLNGKKIALFGSYGWGDGQWMHDWVERAQGDGAQVLNGEGLICNEAPDEDVQAACRKLGADLAAW; encoded by the coding sequence ATGAGCAAAGTAGCAGTTGTATTCTGGAGTGCAACCGGCAACACGGAGACCATGGCAAACTGCGTGGCAGAGGGTGCAAACGGCACCATCGTTCCCTGTGGCGAAATGAACGCCGCAAAGCTGGCAGAGTTTGATGCAGTTGCATTTGGCTGCCCCGCAATGGGCGCAGAGCAGCTGGAAGAGAGCGAGTTTGAGCCGATGTTCTCCGATCTGGAGGGCTCCCTGAACGGCAAGAAGATCGCTCTGTTCGGCTCTTATGGCTGGGGCGACGGCCAGTGGATGCACGACTGGGTCGAGCGTGCACAGGGTGATGGCGCACAGGTGCTCAACGGTGAGGGTCTGATCTGCAACGAGGCACCGGATGAGGATGTTCAGGCTGCCTGCCGCAAGCTGGGTGCAGACCTGGCAGCGTGGTGA
- a CDS encoding PRC-barrel domain-containing protein, whose product MKFRELCAKEIVQLSNGACLGRADDLELDPATAQVKSLLLLGQPHLFGLLGRDETLVIPWTDIETLGVDAILVRTELPEPEAKKQGFWQKMRHWLDG is encoded by the coding sequence ATGAAATTCCGGGAGCTGTGCGCAAAGGAGATCGTTCAGCTGAGCAACGGGGCCTGCCTTGGCCGCGCCGATGATCTGGAGCTCGATCCGGCAACGGCGCAGGTCAAAAGCCTGCTGCTGCTCGGGCAGCCTCATCTGTTTGGGCTGCTGGGCCGGGACGAGACTCTGGTCATCCCCTGGACGGACATCGAAACACTGGGAGTGGACGCGATCCTGGTCCGCACGGAGCTGCCGGAGCCGGAAGCCAAAAAGCAGGGTTTCTGGCAAAAAATGCGGCACTGGCTGGACGGCTGA
- a CDS encoding HAD family hydrolase, translating into MYKNIIFDLGGVMVDFDPKTYLVDRFCNAEVEEQVSQLTFESEEWKLLDAGLITRSEANLRMLARAKEYGRAFEVQGVLDDWMHILRPRRRMHELVRKLKSRGYCVYYLSNIPEDVLDFLTERDLKGLFDGGVASCEVHINKPDPRIYKALLDKYQLKAGESVFIDDRLENVQAAFRLGFAGIQMKDSVGTLVRSLATCSVAIH; encoded by the coding sequence ATGTATAAAAATATCATCTTTGATCTGGGCGGTGTCATGGTAGATTTCGACCCCAAGACCTATCTGGTAGACCGCTTCTGCAATGCCGAGGTAGAGGAACAGGTCTCCCAGCTGACTTTTGAAAGCGAGGAGTGGAAGCTGCTGGATGCAGGGCTTATCACCCGCTCCGAGGCCAACCTGCGGATGCTGGCCCGCGCAAAAGAATATGGCCGCGCGTTTGAGGTGCAAGGCGTGCTGGACGATTGGATGCATATCCTCCGCCCCCGCCGCCGGATGCATGAGCTGGTGCGGAAACTCAAGAGCCGTGGCTACTGCGTCTATTACCTGAGCAATATCCCCGAGGATGTGCTGGATTTTCTGACCGAGCGCGACCTCAAGGGCCTGTTCGACGGCGGCGTGGCCTCCTGCGAGGTGCACATCAACAAGCCTGACCCGCGCATCTATAAGGCCCTGCTGGACAAATACCAGCTCAAGGCCGGGGAAAGTGTTTTCATTGATGACCGGCTGGAGAATGTGCAGGCCGCCTTCCGTCTGGGCTTTGCAGGCATCCAGATGAAGGACAGCGTCGGCACACTGGTGCGCAGCCTTGCTACCTGCAGTGTGGCAATCCACTGA
- a CDS encoding IMP dehydrogenase: MAYFYEEPSRTFGEYLLVPGYSSAENVPTAVSLKTPLVKYRKGEEACPLEMNIPMISAIMQSVSGDKLAIALAREGGVSFIYGSQSIENEAAMVRRVKSYKAGYVVSDSNLAPTATLHDVLELKAHTGHSTIAITADGTPHGKLMGIVASRDYRVNHTPDDASVTTFMTPIEKLVTAPENTSLHDCNNIIWDNKINTLPLVDAEGNLKYFVFRKDYDSHKKNVNELLDANKSYVVGAGINTRDYAQRVPALVEAGADVLCIDSSEGYSEWQSRTIAWIREHYGDTVKVGAGNVVDAEGFRFLAKAGADFVKIGIGGGSICITRETKGIGRGQATAVIEVAKARDEYYKETGIYVPICSDGGIVHDYHITLALAMGADFVMLGRYFARFDESPTNKVRINGQYMKEYWGEGSNRARNWQRYDLGGSTKLSFEEGVDSYVPYAGPLADGVQTTLYKVKSTMCNCGALSIPELQQKAKLTVVSSTSIVEGGSHDVVLKNATPNIING; encoded by the coding sequence ATGGCTTATTTCTATGAAGAACCTTCCCGCACCTTTGGCGAGTACCTGCTGGTTCCGGGTTATTCCTCTGCAGAGAATGTCCCCACGGCAGTCAGCCTGAAGACCCCGCTGGTCAAGTACCGCAAGGGGGAAGAGGCCTGCCCGCTGGAAATGAACATCCCCATGATCAGTGCCATCATGCAGTCGGTCTCCGGCGATAAGCTGGCCATTGCACTGGCACGTGAGGGCGGTGTGTCCTTCATCTACGGCTCCCAGAGCATTGAAAACGAGGCTGCCATGGTGCGCCGCGTCAAGAGCTATAAGGCCGGTTATGTGGTCTCCGATTCTAACCTGGCTCCTACCGCCACCCTGCACGATGTGCTGGAGCTCAAGGCCCACACCGGCCACTCCACCATTGCAATTACTGCCGACGGCACTCCTCACGGCAAGCTGATGGGCATTGTGGCCTCCCGTGATTACCGTGTCAACCACACCCCCGATGATGCTTCCGTTACCACCTTTATGACTCCCATCGAGAAGCTGGTCACCGCACCGGAGAACACCTCCCTGCACGACTGCAACAATATCATCTGGGACAACAAGATCAACACGCTGCCGCTGGTGGATGCTGAGGGCAACCTGAAATACTTCGTGTTCCGCAAGGACTACGATTCCCATAAGAAGAACGTCAACGAGCTGCTGGATGCCAACAAGAGCTATGTGGTCGGTGCCGGCATCAACACCCGCGATTATGCCCAGCGTGTGCCCGCACTGGTCGAGGCTGGCGCGGATGTGCTCTGCATCGACTCCTCCGAGGGCTACTCCGAGTGGCAGAGCCGTACCATCGCCTGGATCCGTGAGCACTACGGCGACACCGTGAAGGTGGGCGCAGGCAACGTTGTGGATGCCGAGGGCTTCCGTTTCCTGGCAAAGGCCGGTGCAGACTTCGTCAAGATCGGCATTGGCGGCGGTTCCATCTGCATTACCCGTGAAACCAAGGGCATCGGTCGTGGTCAGGCCACCGCAGTCATCGAGGTCGCAAAGGCCCGTGACGAGTACTACAAGGAGACCGGCATCTATGTGCCCATCTGCTCCGATGGCGGCATCGTCCACGATTATCATATCACTCTGGCTCTGGCCATGGGCGCTGACTTTGTCATGCTGGGCCGCTACTTCGCACGCTTTGACGAGAGCCCCACGAACAAGGTGCGCATCAATGGCCAGTATATGAAGGAGTACTGGGGCGAGGGCTCTAACCGTGCCCGCAACTGGCAGCGTTACGACCTGGGCGGTTCCACCAAGCTGAGCTTTGAGGAAGGCGTGGACAGCTATGTGCCTTACGCAGGTCCTCTGGCCGATGGTGTCCAGACCACCCTGTATAAGGTCAAGAGCACCATGTGCAACTGCGGCGCACTCTCCATCCCCGAGCTGCAGCAGAAGGCCAAGCTGACTGTGGTTTCCTCCACCTCCATCGTGGAGGGCGGCAGCCATGACGTTGTGCTGAAAAATGCGACCCCCAATATTATAAACGGCTGA
- a CDS encoding cysteine desulfurase family protein: protein MIYLDYSANTPVDARVLEQFCAVERRCIGNANSHHQAGSAAKAEIDAATIKIASLLGVQPAEIIYTSGASEANNFALKGLARLSRHAGRHIISTPLEHSSVSGTLTALQEQGYEIDLLNVKQDGTVDLEHLKDLLRPDTICIAITLVDSELGVVQPVQEIAAILKAYPHCHLHVDATQAVGKIPVSFEGVDTMSLTAHKFYGLNGIGLLIKRRNLALEPLIHGGESTTIYRSGTPTVALASSLACALDLAVTDLPGRVGHVAKLNAELRAALSTYPLVRINSPDHAIPHVLNLSVRNVKGTVFQRELDAKGVCVSVKSACSSDGLPSRAVFAVSRDRRNALSSWRISLSHLTTEDEIKAFLQAFDVCYRELTAVH, encoded by the coding sequence ATGATCTATCTGGACTATTCTGCAAACACCCCGGTGGATGCGCGGGTGTTGGAGCAGTTCTGTGCCGTGGAGCGCCGCTGCATCGGCAACGCCAACTCTCACCACCAGGCAGGCTCTGCCGCCAAGGCAGAGATCGATGCCGCCACCATCAAAATCGCCTCCCTGCTGGGCGTTCAGCCAGCAGAGATCATCTATACCTCTGGTGCCAGCGAGGCCAACAACTTTGCTTTAAAGGGGCTGGCCCGTCTCTCCCGCCATGCGGGCAGGCACATCATCTCCACTCCGCTGGAGCATTCTTCGGTCAGCGGCACCCTGACGGCATTACAGGAGCAGGGGTATGAGATCGACCTGCTGAACGTGAAACAGGACGGCACCGTGGATCTTGAGCACCTGAAGGATCTGCTTCGCCCGGATACCATCTGCATTGCCATAACGCTGGTGGACAGTGAGCTGGGTGTGGTGCAGCCCGTACAGGAGATCGCCGCCATCCTAAAAGCATACCCTCACTGTCATCTGCATGTGGATGCGACCCAGGCTGTGGGTAAGATCCCCGTTTCTTTTGAGGGCGTGGACACCATGAGCCTGACGGCCCACAAATTCTACGGACTGAACGGCATCGGCCTGCTGATCAAGCGGCGGAATCTGGCGCTGGAGCCTCTCATCCATGGCGGCGAGAGTACCACCATCTACCGCAGCGGCACCCCCACTGTGGCGCTGGCCTCCTCGCTGGCCTGTGCGCTTGATCTTGCCGTCACTGACCTGCCCGGACGCGTTGGCCATGTGGCAAAGCTGAATGCAGAGCTCCGCGCCGCCCTCAGCACATATCCGCTGGTGCGCATCAACAGCCCGGACCACGCCATCCCCCATGTGCTGAATCTGAGCGTCCGTAATGTCAAGGGCACCGTGTTCCAGCGGGAGCTGGATGCCAAAGGGGTCTGCGTCTCGGTCAAGTCAGCCTGCTCTTCGGATGGTCTGCCTTCGCGTGCGGTGTTTGCGGTCAGCCGCGACCGCCGCAACGCACTGTCCTCCTGGCGCATCAGCCTGAGCCATCTGACCACCGAGGACGAGATCAAAGCCTTTTTGCAGGCGTTCGATGTCTGCTACCGTGAGCTGACCGCTGTACATTAA
- a CDS encoding ferritin family protein: MKKYVCTVCGYIAEGSIPEQCPVCKAPASAFVEKTGNTYVTEHVVGIGKAEGVPQEIVDGLRANFEGECSEVGMYLAMARVAEREGYPEIAEAYKRYAYEEADHASRFAELLGEVVTDSTKKNLMMRAEAECGACSGKMDLAKKAKALNLDAIHDTVHEMAKDEARHGRGFEGLLKRYFNVEL, encoded by the coding sequence ATGAAAAAGTATGTTTGCACCGTCTGTGGTTATATCGCTGAAGGCTCTATCCCTGAGCAGTGCCCTGTCTGCAAGGCGCCTGCATCCGCATTTGTCGAAAAGACCGGCAACACCTATGTGACCGAGCATGTGGTCGGCATCGGCAAGGCTGAGGGTGTGCCTCAGGAGATCGTTGACGGTCTGCGTGCAAACTTTGAGGGTGAGTGCAGCGAGGTCGGCATGTACCTGGCCATGGCCCGTGTGGCTGAGCGCGAGGGCTACCCTGAGATCGCTGAGGCTTACAAGCGCTATGCCTACGAAGAGGCTGACCACGCATCCCGTTTCGCCGAGCTGCTGGGTGAGGTCGTGACCGATAGCACCAAGAAGAACCTGATGATGCGTGCTGAGGCTGAGTGCGGCGCATGCTCCGGCAAGATGGACCTGGCCAAGAAGGCAAAGGCCCTGAACCTGGATGCAATCCACGATACCGTCCACGAAATGGCAAAGGACGAGGCTCGCCATGGCCGCGGCTTCGAGGGCCTGCTGAAGCGCTACTTCAACGTGGAGCTGTAA
- a CDS encoding nicotinate phosphoribosyltransferase, which produces MDEIKVVPYIPDEDYDNPAMVVDFYEFTMANCLFLHGFKNTTLVFDMFFRKNPDNMGYSISAGQRKLTRFLLNYHFNEQDIRWLRTKGMSEEFCEYLRTYKWKGDMYALPEGTVCYPHVQMVRIECDLVGAILIETYLLQTMNFHSLITTKATRVTGLNTHTPRSVMEFGTRRAQGESAGNDGAYAAVLGGCIGTANCLAEMKYGSEVKAVGTVAHSFIEFFPTEFDAFKAFADTYPDSVSLLLDTYNIMESGLPNLIKLDDYLIEKYPNDPNRRVKSARIDSGDLARGSKRLRKALDAAGKPYIKLVASNGLDERKIANMELYEHAHFDSYGVGENLITSASDPVFGGVYKLVAVKLPDGTYQPKMKCSDSASKAIIPGKKMPWRLYDENGQAQCDLIAMDGEVIEAGKPVKMVNLDPDAIERTITITPTKVKRLLVPHILNGELAIELPGMAEKKAYIAKQLTEETWETELRIEMPHKHYVNMTPAVAECRAKMYSELHGGKV; this is translated from the coding sequence ATGGACGAGATCAAAGTTGTTCCGTACATTCCGGACGAAGATTATGATAACCCTGCCATGGTGGTGGATTTCTACGAATTCACGATGGCAAACTGCCTGTTCCTGCACGGCTTTAAGAACACCACCCTTGTGTTCGATATGTTCTTCCGCAAGAACCCGGACAACATGGGCTACTCCATCAGCGCAGGCCAACGCAAGCTGACCCGGTTCCTGCTGAATTATCACTTCAACGAGCAGGATATCCGCTGGCTGCGCACCAAGGGTATGAGCGAGGAATTCTGCGAGTATCTGCGCACCTACAAGTGGAAAGGCGATATGTACGCTCTGCCCGAGGGTACAGTTTGCTACCCCCATGTGCAGATGGTCCGCATTGAGTGCGACCTGGTGGGTGCGATCCTGATCGAGACCTACCTGCTGCAGACGATGAACTTCCACAGCCTGATCACCACCAAGGCGACCCGTGTGACCGGCCTGAACACCCATACGCCCCGCAGCGTCATGGAGTTTGGCACCCGCCGCGCACAGGGCGAGAGCGCAGGCAATGATGGCGCGTATGCCGCTGTTCTGGGCGGCTGCATCGGCACTGCCAACTGTTTGGCTGAGATGAAGTATGGCTCTGAGGTCAAGGCAGTTGGCACCGTGGCACACAGCTTCATCGAGTTCTTCCCGACGGAGTTTGATGCCTTCAAGGCCTTTGCGGATACCTACCCGGATTCCGTCAGCCTGCTGCTGGATACCTACAACATCATGGAGAGCGGTCTGCCCAACCTCATCAAGCTGGACGACTACCTGATCGAGAAGTACCCCAATGACCCCAACCGCCGCGTCAAGAGTGCCCGTATCGATTCCGGCGATCTGGCCCGTGGCTCCAAGCGCCTGCGCAAGGCACTGGATGCCGCAGGCAAGCCCTATATCAAGCTGGTGGCTTCCAATGGTCTGGACGAGCGGAAAATCGCCAACATGGAGCTCTATGAGCATGCTCATTTTGATTCCTATGGCGTGGGCGAGAATCTCATCACCTCCGCTTCTGACCCTGTGTTCGGCGGCGTGTATAAACTGGTGGCGGTCAAGCTGCCGGATGGCACCTATCAGCCCAAGATGAAGTGCTCGGATTCTGCCAGCAAGGCCATCATCCCGGGCAAGAAAATGCCCTGGCGGCTCTACGATGAAAATGGTCAGGCCCAGTGCGATCTGATCGCCATGGATGGCGAGGTCATCGAAGCGGGCAAGCCGGTAAAGATGGTCAATCTTGACCCGGATGCCATCGAGCGCACCATTACCATCACCCCCACCAAGGTCAAGCGGCTGCTGGTGCCCCATATCCTGAACGGTGAACTGGCCATCGAACTGCCCGGCATGGCCGAGAAAAAGGCCTATATCGCAAAGCAGCTGACCGAAGAGACCTGGGAGACCGAGCTGCGCATCGAGATGCCGCATAAGCACTATGTCAATATGACCCCCGCTGTGGCCGAGTGCCGCGCCAAGATGTATTCGGAACTGCATGGCGGAAAGGTGTAA
- a CDS encoding heparan-alpha-glucosaminide N-acetyltransferase domain-containing protein: protein MKSTSTRCALLDELRGLDLISMMLYHGMWDLVYLFGVRAPWYGSWQGELWQQSICWVFILLSGFCLPLGRHPVKRGAVVFGCGALVTAVTLIFMPADVVWFGVLTLLGSAMIFTGLLEKWMEKVPPVVGLAGSMFLFYFTRYAADGYLQLGHWLITLPGFLYANYFTAYLGFYPFGFFSTDYFPLTPWLFLFWAGFYLHHLAERTAQSLRPLRRSVCPPLGWLGRNSLMLYLLHQPVIYGVLTVVFLLLRRGGGAL, encoded by the coding sequence ATGAAATCAACTTCCACACGCTGTGCGCTGCTGGACGAGCTGCGCGGGCTGGACCTGATCAGCATGATGCTTTACCATGGCATGTGGGATCTGGTCTATCTGTTTGGTGTGCGTGCACCGTGGTATGGCAGCTGGCAGGGAGAACTGTGGCAGCAATCCATCTGCTGGGTGTTCATCTTGCTGTCCGGCTTCTGTCTGCCGCTGGGCCGCCACCCGGTCAAACGAGGCGCGGTGGTGTTTGGGTGCGGCGCACTTGTCACGGCGGTCACGCTGATCTTTATGCCTGCGGATGTTGTCTGGTTCGGCGTGTTGACCCTGCTGGGCTCGGCTATGATCTTCACAGGACTGCTGGAAAAGTGGATGGAAAAGGTGCCCCCGGTGGTCGGCCTTGCAGGGAGCATGTTTCTGTTTTACTTCACCCGCTATGCAGCCGATGGCTATTTGCAGCTGGGCCATTGGCTCATCACACTGCCGGGTTTTCTCTACGCCAACTACTTCACGGCCTATCTGGGGTTTTATCCCTTTGGCTTCTTCTCTACGGATTACTTCCCACTGACCCCGTGGCTCTTCCTGTTCTGGGCTGGTTTTTACCTGCATCATCTGGCAGAGCGAACAGCGCAGAGTCTCCGTCCGCTGCGTCGTTCGGTTTGCCCGCCGCTGGGGTGGCTGGGGCGGAATTCGCTGATGCTATATCTGCTCCACCAGCCGGTGATCTACGGCGTGCTGACGGTGGTGTTCCTGTTGCTGCGCCGGGGTGGAGGAGCGCTCTGA
- a CDS encoding uracil-xanthine permease family protein, translating into MSEKIDYSKGIYDARQLGTGRMLILGLQHMFAMFGATVLVPLLTGLSVSTTLLCAGLGTLLFHLVTKGKVPAFLGSSFAYLGGFSIVAPMLADADGNLTVVNTKMLPYACAGVALSGILYLLVSLLISTFGIRRIMKFFPPVVTGPIIISIGLILAPSAITNCESNWLLAFVALGTVIVCNIWGKGMVKILPILIGVLVSYAVALVTGAVNFEAIAAADWFGIPLHKSAMGLFAIDGSPEFISAMFTIIPIALATMMEHVGDIAAISATVGHNYINDPGLNRTLMGDGLATAMAGLLGGPANTTYGENTGVLALSRIYDPLVIRIAAVMAVILSFSPKFEAVINTIPTGIIGGISFVLYGMISAIGVRNVVENHVDFTNSRNLIVAAVILVCALGFNSVGGLTFAVGGVSINLSGLAIAAIVGILLNAILPGNDYEFDAANGSDAPSSGNLQV; encoded by the coding sequence ATGAGTGAAAAGATCGATTACTCCAAGGGCATTTACGATGCCCGGCAGCTCGGCACCGGACGGATGCTGATCCTGGGCTTGCAGCACATGTTTGCCATGTTCGGCGCAACTGTGCTGGTGCCCCTGCTCACCGGCCTGAGCGTTTCCACCACTCTGCTCTGTGCCGGTCTGGGCACCCTGCTGTTCCACCTTGTCACCAAGGGCAAGGTCCCGGCCTTCCTTGGCTCCTCGTTTGCCTACCTGGGCGGTTTTTCCATTGTAGCCCCCATGCTGGCTGACGCAGACGGCAACCTGACCGTTGTCAATACCAAAATGCTGCCCTACGCCTGCGCGGGCGTGGCACTGTCCGGCATTCTGTACCTGCTGGTCAGCCTGCTCATCTCCACCTTTGGCATCCGCCGCATTATGAAATTCTTTCCGCCGGTGGTCACAGGCCCCATCATCATCTCTATTGGTTTGATCCTGGCCCCCTCCGCCATCACCAACTGCGAGTCCAACTGGCTGCTGGCTTTTGTGGCCCTGGGCACCGTTATTGTCTGCAACATCTGGGGTAAGGGCATGGTCAAGATCCTGCCCATCCTGATCGGTGTGCTGGTCTCCTATGCTGTGGCTCTGGTCACTGGTGCAGTCAACTTTGAGGCCATTGCTGCTGCCGACTGGTTCGGCATCCCCCTGCACAAGAGTGCCATGGGCCTGTTTGCCATCGACGGCAGCCCTGAGTTCATCAGCGCAATGTTCACCATCATCCCCATTGCGCTGGCAACCATGATGGAGCATGTGGGCGATATCGCTGCCATCAGCGCTACGGTCGGCCACAACTATATCAATGATCCCGGCCTGAACCGCACCCTGATGGGCGACGGCCTTGCCACTGCCATGGCTGGTCTGCTGGGCGGCCCCGCCAATACTACCTACGGTGAGAACACCGGTGTTCTGGCCCTGAGCCGCATCTACGATCCGCTTGTCATCCGCATTGCCGCTGTGATGGCTGTGATCCTGAGTTTCAGCCCCAAGTTTGAGGCCGTCATCAACACCATCCCCACCGGCATCATTGGCGGCATCAGCTTTGTGCTGTACGGAATGATCTCCGCGATCGGTGTCCGCAATGTGGTCGAGAACCATGTAGACTTTACCAACAGCCGCAACCTGATCGTTGCCGCTGTCATCCTGGTCTGCGCGCTGGGCTTCAACTCTGTGGGCGGTCTGACTTTCGCTGTGGGCGGTGTCTCCATCAACCTGTCCGGCCTGGCCATTGCTGCTATCGTGGGCATTCTGCTCAACGCCATCCTCCCCGGCAATGATTACGAGTTTGATGCTGCCAACGGCTCCGATGCTCCGAGCAGCGGCAACCTGCAGGTCTAA
- a CDS encoding nitrous oxide-stimulated promoter family protein: MSKTTPEDLAKKRSDEKTLVSEMIALYCRKQHYTLRGSLCPECQQLHDYALARIEHCPFMETKTFCSACKVHCYQPEMREKIRTVMRWAGPRMLPVHPVLSIKHVIVTMKARREANAGK, from the coding sequence ATGTCCAAAACCACCCCGGAAGACCTGGCAAAGAAGCGTTCCGACGAAAAAACGCTTGTCAGTGAGATGATCGCGCTCTACTGCCGCAAGCAGCATTACACCCTCAGAGGCAGTCTCTGCCCGGAATGCCAACAGCTGCATGATTATGCGCTGGCCCGCATTGAGCACTGCCCCTTTATGGAGACCAAGACCTTTTGCTCGGCCTGCAAGGTGCATTGCTATCAGCCGGAGATGCGGGAAAAGATCCGCACTGTCATGCGCTGGGCCGGGCCCAGAATGCTGCCGGTGCATCCCGTTCTCTCCATCAAGCATGTGATCGTGACAATGAAGGCAAGGCGTGAAGCAAACGCAGGAAAATAA
- a CDS encoding tRNA 2-thiocytidine(32) synthetase TtcA — MKRELEPYQMIERSIIKKYRKELWTPFIVAVKRYELVQEGDKIAVCISGGKDSMLMAKLMQELQKHSDVPFELVFLVMDPGYNEINRQKIESNAELLHIPVTIFESNIFSVANNTEKNPCYLCARMRRGHLYSKAKELGCNKIALGHHFNDVIETTVMSMFYGSQMQAMPPKLHSTSFPGMTLIRPMYCIREEDILAWKRYNDLEFIQCACRFTENCTMCDNGGGGSKRQEIKILLRRLKRDNPNIENSIFRSIHNVAIDTMPGYRSEGVDHSFLERFHAMENR; from the coding sequence ATGAAACGTGAGCTTGAACCTTATCAGATGATCGAACGCAGTATCATCAAGAAATACCGCAAGGAGCTGTGGACCCCCTTTATCGTGGCGGTAAAGCGCTACGAGCTGGTACAGGAGGGCGATAAAATCGCCGTCTGCATCTCGGGCGGCAAAGACTCCATGCTGATGGCAAAGCTGATGCAGGAACTGCAGAAGCACAGCGATGTTCCCTTTGAGCTGGTCTTTCTGGTGATGGACCCCGGCTACAATGAGATCAACCGCCAGAAGATCGAGTCCAATGCCGAGCTGCTGCACATTCCGGTGACCATCTTCGAGAGCAACATCTTTTCCGTTGCCAACAACACCGAAAAGAACCCCTGCTACCTCTGTGCCCGGATGCGGCGCGGCCACCTGTACAGCAAGGCCAAGGAGCTGGGATGCAATAAGATCGCGCTGGGCCACCACTTCAACGATGTCATTGAAACGACTGTGATGAGCATGTTTTACGGCTCCCAGATGCAGGCCATGCCGCCCAAGCTCCACAGCACCAGCTTTCCCGGCATGACCCTGATCCGCCCCATGTACTGCATCCGGGAAGAAGATATCCTGGCCTGGAAGCGCTACAATGATCTGGAATTCATCCAGTGCGCCTGCCGCTTTACTGAGAACTGCACCATGTGCGACAACGGCGGCGGTGGTTCCAAGCGGCAGGAGATCAAGATCCTGCTCCGCCGCCTGAAGCGCGACAATCCAAATATCGAAAACAGCATCTTCCGCAGCATCCACAATGTTGCCATTGATACCATGCCGGGCTATCGATCCGAGGGTGTGGACCACAGCTTCCTGGAACGATTCCATGCTATGGAAAACCGCTGA